From Desulfuromonadales bacterium, the proteins below share one genomic window:
- a CDS encoding EpsI family protein, translating into MSNKFFYLALLTLLLTAGLILSVANRGVPRVLHTNLENLPMEIAGYQGREDSFDQGVYDALQADLHVYRQYRSPEGEALGLYIGYYGTAKGGRTGHNPYACLPGAGWGIIETGTVEVYPSYYPQGVKVNYVVAGKDGVNNVMLHWYQTAGTRVLATGLQQNIQRFKGRVLHNRNDGAYVQVNALVPEADIPMARSKSKEFVREVMELLPRHWPVEG; encoded by the coding sequence ATGAGCAATAAATTCTTCTACCTTGCATTGCTGACCCTGTTATTGACTGCGGGCCTGATTTTGTCTGTGGCAAATCGGGGTGTACCCAGGGTGCTCCATACCAATCTGGAGAACCTGCCCATGGAGATCGCGGGGTATCAGGGGCGTGAGGATTCCTTTGATCAAGGGGTATATGACGCCCTGCAGGCCGATCTGCATGTCTATCGGCAGTACCGCTCGCCTGAGGGAGAAGCTCTCGGTCTCTATATCGGCTATTACGGCACCGCCAAGGGAGGCCGTACCGGCCATAACCCTTACGCCTGTCTGCCGGGGGCGGGGTGGGGAATCATCGAGACGGGAACTGTGGAGGTCTACCCCAGCTATTACCCGCAGGGTGTCAAGGTCAATTATGTGGTGGCCGGCAAGGACGGGGTCAACAACGTGATGCTCCACTGGTACCAGACGGCCGGCACCCGGGTGCTGGCGACGGGGCTGCAGCAGAACATCCAGCGGTTCAAGGGGCGGGTACTGCACAACCGCAACGATGGGGCGTATGTGCAGGTGAACGCATTGGTCCCCGAGGCGGATATCCCCATGGCCCGGAGCAAGTCGAAAGAGTTTGTGCGGGAAGTGATGGAGCTGCTGCCCCGGCATTGGCCGGTGGAGGGGTAA
- the xrtA gene encoding exosortase A — protein MTKGVQNIKWQLPVLLLAWAAVFWPVLPPMVETWLGHSDNSHALLVPLISLYFLWEKREAIRLVPVQGSIPGLTLLVASLAIYFVSYAGGIAFFARLMLVAALIGLLWSCLGTAMLRLLAFPLGFLFFMVPIPDTLLGMVAFPLQLAATRISAGLIQFCSIPVYREGNMLYFLQTQLEVAEACSGIRSIMSLTMLGVIFAYISPGSGWRKAVLILSAIPVAMLANILRVSGTGVLAHFFGDRVARGFLHEFSGLAVFMFGLALLFLIYRVLKARDAG, from the coding sequence ATGACGAAGGGTGTGCAAAACATCAAATGGCAATTGCCGGTTCTGCTGCTCGCCTGGGCGGCGGTCTTCTGGCCCGTGCTGCCGCCCATGGTCGAGACCTGGCTCGGCCATTCCGACAATTCCCATGCCCTGCTGGTACCGCTGATCTCTCTTTACTTCCTCTGGGAAAAGCGCGAGGCGATACGCCTTGTCCCGGTCCAGGGGTCCATTCCGGGGTTGACCCTGCTGGTGGCAAGCCTGGCGATTTACTTCGTCAGCTACGCCGGCGGCATCGCCTTTTTTGCCCGCCTGATGCTCGTTGCCGCGCTGATCGGGCTGCTGTGGAGCTGCCTGGGGACCGCCATGCTCCGCCTGCTGGCCTTCCCGCTGGGTTTTCTGTTCTTCATGGTACCGATTCCCGACACCCTGCTCGGCATGGTCGCATTCCCTCTGCAACTGGCGGCCACCAGAATTTCGGCCGGGCTGATTCAGTTCTGTTCCATTCCCGTCTACCGCGAAGGGAACATGCTCTATTTCCTGCAGACCCAGCTTGAAGTGGCCGAGGCCTGCAGCGGCATCCGCTCCATCATGTCCCTGACCATGCTCGGCGTGATTTTCGCCTACATCTCCCCCGGCAGCGGGTGGCGCAAGGCGGTTCTGATCCTGTCGGCCATACCCGTCGCCATGCTGGCCAACATTCTGCGGGTCAGCGGTACGGGAGTTCTGGCGCATTTTTTCGGCGACCGCGTTGCCCGTGGTTTTCTGCACGAATTTTCAGGGCTGGCGGTGTTTATGTTCGGCCTCGCGCTGCTGTTTCTGATTTACAGGGTTTTGAAGGCGAGGGATGCGGGATGA
- a CDS encoding DegT/DnrJ/EryC1/StrS family aminotransferase: MRIGRTLPPAAAPLSWLDLSSGLLGWVRGRRETQRFSGELQAFFGSRHCFLVSSGKAALTLILLALKKAYPERDRVLIPAFTCYSVPSAIVRSGLKVSLCDIDPATHDFDVRQLRAKLADPRLLCVVPVHLFGLPADVERLRAMVGNPEVVIVEDAAQAMGSERDGRKLGTLGDVGFFSLGRGKALSTVEGGVILTGRDDLGAALAGQYAGLDDYGALQTLKIVFYALALSLLTRPALFWLPKALPFLRLGETIYDPEFPMRRLSGLQAGLARGWQPKLAALQCTRKTWVAEWQKILKPIRKGAARPLLRYPVMLDSADEACRVVEESNRLGLGIAPSYPDAVHRVPELAADFAGEDFPAARDVAQRLVTLPVHGFVRGADRKRILRVIQPGFAPLWQRGARGDFEIASSGRD; encoded by the coding sequence ATGCGTATCGGACGTACCCTGCCCCCAGCCGCGGCACCCTTATCCTGGCTGGATCTCTCCTCCGGATTGCTGGGATGGGTGCGTGGACGTCGTGAAACGCAGCGGTTCTCGGGCGAGCTGCAGGCATTTTTCGGCAGCCGCCACTGCTTTCTGGTGTCATCCGGCAAGGCGGCCCTGACCCTGATCCTGCTGGCGCTCAAAAAGGCGTACCCGGAGCGCGACCGGGTACTGATTCCGGCCTTCACCTGCTACTCGGTGCCTTCCGCCATCGTCCGGTCGGGGTTGAAAGTGAGCCTGTGCGACATCGATCCGGCCACCCACGATTTCGATGTCCGGCAACTGCGGGCCAAACTCGCCGACCCCCGTCTGCTGTGCGTGGTCCCGGTCCACCTTTTCGGTCTGCCGGCCGACGTCGAGAGGCTCAGGGCCATGGTCGGCAATCCGGAGGTGGTGATTGTCGAGGACGCGGCCCAGGCCATGGGGAGCGAGCGCGACGGGCGGAAGTTGGGAACCCTCGGCGATGTCGGTTTTTTCAGCCTCGGGCGGGGCAAGGCGCTCTCAACCGTGGAGGGCGGGGTGATTCTCACCGGTCGCGACGATCTCGGCGCGGCCCTCGCCGGCCAATACGCCGGGCTGGACGATTACGGCGCCTTGCAAACCCTGAAGATTGTGTTTTACGCCCTGGCTCTGTCGCTGCTGACCCGCCCGGCTCTGTTCTGGCTGCCCAAGGCGCTGCCATTCTTGCGGTTGGGCGAAACGATCTACGACCCGGAATTTCCCATGCGCAGGCTGTCCGGCCTGCAGGCCGGCCTGGCGCGTGGCTGGCAGCCTAAGCTGGCGGCGCTTCAATGCACGCGAAAGACCTGGGTCGCTGAGTGGCAAAAAATCCTGAAACCAATTCGGAAGGGCGCTGCACGGCCGCTGCTCCGTTACCCGGTGATGCTGGACAGCGCTGACGAGGCGTGCAGGGTGGTGGAGGAAAGCAATCGCCTGGGTCTGGGCATCGCCCCGTCCTATCCGGATGCGGTTCATCGGGTGCCCGAACTGGCGGCGGATTTTGCCGGGGAGGATTTTCCCGCCGCACGGGACGTCGCGCAACGTCTGGTGACGCTGCCGGTGCATGGGTTTGTGCGTGGGGCGGACCGGAAGAGGATCTTGAGGGTCATTCAGCCAGGTTTTGCCCCCCTTTGGCAAAGGGGGGCAAGGGGGGATTTCGAAATTGCATCTTCCGGCCGGGATTGA
- a CDS encoding FemAB family XrtA/PEP-CTERM system-associated protein, with translation MRIRLANDRDQSAWDAFVLNHPDGLAYHQYGWKKAVEQAYGFQGAYLLAERGGDVCGVLPMIHLKTPLFAGRLVSLPYCDVGGCLACDAEISEALLRAASDFAAGVAAKGPELRWAGLRNAASASGAAAGQKVRMLLDLPGDSGRLLAGLKSKLRSQVKKPQRDGLRARLGGTELIDDFYGVFAQNMRLLGSPVHSKRWIEAVVEIFAGRARVGVVYTQDGAPAAGGILLLHPRTVSIPWASSLRSCNHLNPNMLLYWTFLAFAADGGYEKFDFGRSTPGEGTYRFKEQWGAKPSPLCWQDLTAPESTGITGNWTATGRRFAEMLWSCLPLRVTTLLGPPLRRNISL, from the coding sequence ATGCGCATACGTCTGGCCAACGACAGAGACCAGTCCGCCTGGGATGCCTTCGTACTGAACCATCCCGACGGGCTCGCTTACCACCAATACGGCTGGAAGAAGGCAGTGGAGCAGGCCTACGGTTTTCAGGGGGCATATCTGCTGGCGGAGCGGGGCGGGGACGTTTGTGGCGTCCTCCCCATGATTCACCTGAAAACGCCTCTTTTCGCGGGGCGGCTGGTGTCGCTGCCTTATTGCGATGTCGGTGGCTGTCTGGCTTGCGATGCGGAGATCAGCGAGGCGCTTTTGCGGGCAGCCAGCGATTTCGCCGCCGGAGTGGCGGCCAAGGGCCCTGAACTCCGCTGGGCCGGTCTCCGGAACGCAGCTTCGGCCAGCGGCGCCGCGGCAGGCCAAAAGGTGCGCATGCTCCTCGATCTTCCCGGAGACTCGGGTAGGTTGCTGGCCGGTTTGAAATCGAAGCTGCGCAGCCAGGTGAAAAAGCCGCAGCGGGACGGTTTGCGTGCCCGCCTGGGCGGCACGGAATTGATCGATGATTTCTACGGAGTGTTTGCCCAAAACATGCGGCTGCTCGGATCTCCGGTACACAGCAAGAGATGGATCGAGGCGGTGGTCGAGATTTTCGCCGGGCGGGCACGGGTCGGAGTGGTTTACACCCAGGATGGCGCTCCGGCGGCAGGGGGGATCCTTCTGCTGCATCCCCGCACGGTTTCCATCCCCTGGGCTTCGTCGCTGCGGTCCTGCAACCACCTCAACCCGAATATGCTGCTCTACTGGACGTTTCTCGCCTTCGCGGCGGATGGCGGCTATGAAAAGTTCGATTTCGGGCGTTCCACGCCCGGCGAAGGGACGTACAGGTTCAAGGAGCAATGGGGCGCCAAGCCTTCTCCCCTGTGCTGGCAGGACCTGACGGCCCCCGAATCGACGGGCATAACGGGCAACTGGACGGCGACCGGCCGTCGCTTTGCCGAGATGCTCTGGTCATGCCTGCCCCTGCGGGTGACCACCCTGCTGGGCCCGCCCCTGCGGCGCAACATCAGTTTGTGA
- a CDS encoding XrtA system polysaccharide deacetylase produces the protein MAPANLLTIDVEDYFHVSAFETVSPPETWERCEFRVDRNTERVLALLAEYDVRATFFVLGWVARRFPELVKKIARHGHEIASHGYGHRRVTTQSRAEFRDDIRRSKTLLEDLGGQAVLGYRAPSYSIGLHSLWAYDELLEAGYRYDSSVFPVKHDFYGIPDWPRFPFCVIRGDQGQWAPEDGRTETPAGEPACRMLEIPITTLKLCGRNLPIAGGGYFRLFPYAVTRWGLGRINRQEGRPFVFYLHPWELDPEQPRMVGAGWKSRFRHYLNLEKTEGRLRRLLKDFPFSPIQAALGGILPHEERGQEAEPVRVRPVPAIAEGNPG, from the coding sequence ATGGCGCCTGCCAATTTGCTGACGATCGACGTGGAGGACTACTTCCATGTCTCGGCCTTCGAAACGGTCTCACCTCCCGAGACCTGGGAAAGGTGCGAGTTCAGGGTCGACCGCAACACGGAAAGGGTGCTGGCCCTCCTTGCGGAATACGACGTCCGGGCCACCTTTTTCGTGCTCGGCTGGGTGGCTCGCCGGTTTCCCGAACTGGTGAAAAAAATCGCCCGGCACGGGCACGAAATCGCCAGCCACGGCTACGGCCACCGCCGCGTCACCACCCAGAGCCGCGCCGAGTTCCGCGACGACATCCGCCGGAGCAAGACGCTGCTGGAAGATCTGGGCGGGCAGGCGGTCCTCGGCTACCGGGCGCCGAGCTACTCGATCGGGCTGCATTCCCTCTGGGCCTACGATGAACTGCTGGAAGCGGGCTATCGCTACGATTCCAGCGTCTTTCCGGTGAAGCACGATTTCTACGGCATTCCCGACTGGCCGCGCTTTCCCTTCTGCGTCATTCGCGGCGACCAGGGACAGTGGGCGCCCGAGGATGGCCGAACGGAGACTCCGGCGGGGGAGCCCGCCTGCAGGATGCTGGAGATTCCCATCACCACCCTGAAACTTTGCGGCCGCAACCTGCCCATCGCCGGCGGCGGCTATTTCCGCCTTTTCCCCTACGCGGTCACCCGCTGGGGACTGGGGCGCATCAACCGGCAGGAGGGGCGGCCTTTCGTTTTCTACCTTCATCCATGGGAGCTTGATCCGGAGCAGCCGCGCATGGTCGGTGCCGGGTGGAAGAGCCGGTTCCGGCACTATCTCAACCTGGAGAAGACCGAAGGGCGGCTGCGGCGCCTGCTCAAGGATTTTCCCTTCTCCCCGATTCAGGCAGCCCTGGGTGGCATTCTGCCGCACGAGGAGCGGGGACAGGAGGCTGAACCCGTAAGAGTCCGGCCGGTGCCTGCCATCGCCGAGGGGAATCCGGGGTAG
- a CDS encoding XrtA/PEP-CTERM system-associated ATPase — translation MYKEFFGLHTKPFELVPDPRFLFPSRSHRRALSYLEYGLQERAAFILLTGEVGSGKTTLIRNLIGQLAADVCRAMVFNTRVSPEQLLALINDDFGLPTEGRDKVALLHDLNDFLIAQHAARRRPIVIVDEAQNLAPEVLEEIRLLSNLETNQVKLLQIILVGQPELRTIINQPGLRQLRQRIGIACHIDPLPREETESYVLHRLELAGNREAVRFQEGTFDLIHGFSKGIPRLINIFCDFLLLAAFVDETLELSVQLVEEVAGDFSAGTDLTQEEKSPAAVDGALFCEWQGKIGGLEAAMRRIESAQSGQVTMLDRLAMYENILKALIGQQKEQIGRLEEGQRQISRQLEELQQVIGAAAVLTATAGAREQGKKGLLVRLFG, via the coding sequence ATGTACAAAGAGTTTTTCGGTCTGCATACGAAGCCCTTCGAGCTGGTCCCGGACCCGCGGTTTCTCTTCCCCAGCCGCTCCCACCGGCGGGCCCTGAGCTACCTCGAATATGGCCTGCAGGAACGGGCCGCCTTCATCCTTCTCACCGGCGAGGTAGGCTCGGGCAAAACGACCCTCATCCGCAACCTGATCGGTCAGCTCGCTGCCGACGTCTGCCGGGCAATGGTATTCAATACCCGGGTCAGTCCCGAGCAGCTGCTGGCCCTGATCAACGACGACTTCGGGCTGCCGACGGAGGGCAGGGACAAGGTGGCTCTGCTGCACGATCTCAACGACTTCCTGATCGCCCAGCACGCCGCCCGCCGCCGTCCCATCGTCATTGTCGACGAGGCGCAGAACCTCGCCCCCGAGGTACTGGAGGAAATCCGGCTGCTGTCCAACCTGGAGACCAACCAGGTCAAGCTGCTGCAGATCATTCTGGTCGGGCAGCCCGAGCTGCGGACCATCATCAACCAGCCCGGCCTGCGGCAACTGCGGCAGCGCATCGGCATCGCCTGCCACATCGACCCCCTGCCCCGGGAGGAGACCGAAAGCTACGTGCTGCATCGCCTGGAGCTGGCCGGCAACCGCGAGGCGGTCCGTTTCCAGGAAGGGACCTTCGACCTCATTCACGGCTTCAGCAAGGGGATCCCGCGACTGATCAACATCTTCTGTGACTTCCTGCTGCTGGCGGCGTTCGTCGATGAGACCCTGGAACTGTCCGTGCAGCTGGTGGAGGAGGTGGCGGGCGACTTCTCTGCCGGAACGGACCTGACCCAGGAGGAGAAGTCGCCGGCGGCGGTCGACGGAGCGCTGTTTTGCGAGTGGCAGGGGAAGATCGGCGGTCTCGAAGCGGCCATGCGACGGATTGAATCCGCTCAGTCCGGCCAGGTGACGATGCTGGACAGGCTGGCCATGTACGAAAACATTCTCAAGGCCTTGATCGGCCAGCAGAAAGAACAGATCGGCCGGCTGGAGGAGGGGCAGCGGCAGATCAGCCGCCAGCTCGAGGAGTTGCAGCAGGTGATTGGCGCCGCGGCGGTGCTGACCGCAACTGCCGGAGCGCGGGAGCAGGGGAAAAAAGGGCTGCTGGTCAGGCTCTTCGGCTGA
- a CDS encoding TIGR03016 family PEP-CTERM system-associated outer membrane protein: MRQLIPACFCLLSLTLLFASHAWARLGVEPRLAVREEYDDNIFLASFDEESDFITTVNPGMALRWETRRFSLVLDYGFEFLFFRDHPEFDATSVRDTQRARAEAEIFPEKSFSVRILDEYRRVSIDRRRPTVETNLIVNKINENHFLLGPRYRLGRLPALQATLGYQFDKFAYDSPEGDDHTSHAFTLELAREFSPRWVLTLSGAQRFHYAEINDDFRRQDLVAGFTFKAGPQLTLRGDGGVSRIEFRDGDAETSAIWSAGADLRATPRLSFGLAYSENFTVLVDDGLAKTRTARGTVGYAGKIRTDFSVFAQDEDFRSVDREDRSAGGALALRIPVGERLDLRLHGSLAYLEFLPEDEDVRRTSAGAALEYRLGIFTVSLGYDHHVSRSNLPGTALDNNEYRNNIVFLAAAVRFERSLTGYQEGQNAEERLPLTAY, translated from the coding sequence TTGCGGCAACTCATCCCGGCATGCTTTTGTTTGTTGAGCCTGACCCTGCTTTTCGCCTCCCACGCCTGGGCGCGCCTGGGGGTCGAGCCGCGGCTGGCGGTGCGTGAAGAATACGATGACAACATCTTCCTGGCCTCCTTTGACGAGGAAAGCGATTTCATCACCACCGTCAATCCCGGGATGGCCCTGCGCTGGGAAACCCGCCGTTTCTCTCTCGTTCTCGACTATGGTTTCGAGTTTCTCTTCTTCCGCGATCACCCGGAGTTCGATGCGACATCGGTTCGGGATACCCAGCGGGCGCGGGCCGAGGCTGAAATTTTTCCCGAGAAGAGTTTCTCGGTTCGCATCCTCGACGAGTACAGGCGGGTGTCCATTGACCGGCGACGACCGACGGTGGAGACCAACCTTATTGTCAACAAGATCAACGAAAACCACTTCCTGCTGGGCCCACGCTACCGCCTGGGGAGGCTGCCGGCGCTGCAGGCGACGCTGGGCTACCAGTTCGACAAGTTCGCTTACGATTCGCCGGAAGGGGACGACCACACCAGCCACGCCTTTACCCTGGAACTGGCCAGGGAGTTCTCCCCCCGATGGGTTCTGACCCTGAGCGGGGCGCAGCGTTTTCATTATGCCGAAATTAACGACGACTTCCGGCGGCAGGACCTGGTCGCGGGTTTTACCTTCAAGGCAGGGCCGCAGTTGACCTTGCGGGGGGATGGCGGCGTCAGCCGGATCGAGTTCAGGGACGGGGATGCCGAAACCTCCGCCATCTGGTCCGCCGGGGCCGATCTGCGTGCCACGCCCAGACTTTCTTTCGGCCTGGCCTACTCCGAAAATTTCACCGTCCTGGTCGACGACGGTCTGGCAAAAACCCGGACGGCCCGAGGGACTGTCGGTTACGCCGGGAAAATCCGGACGGATTTCAGCGTTTTTGCCCAGGATGAAGACTTCCGCTCGGTGGATCGGGAAGACCGCTCGGCGGGTGGCGCACTGGCTCTGCGCATACCGGTAGGAGAAAGGCTCGACCTGCGCCTGCACGGCAGCCTCGCCTACCTGGAGTTTCTTCCCGAAGACGAGGATGTCCGCCGGACGTCGGCCGGCGCCGCCCTGGAGTACCGCCTGGGGATCTTCACCGTATCGCTCGGCTATGACCATCATGTCAGCCGGTCCAATCTGCCTGGAACGGCACTGGACAACAACGAATACCGCAACAATATCGTTTTCCTGGCGGCAGCGGTGCGATTCGAGCGATCGCTGACGGGCTATCAGGAAGGACAGAACGCTGAGGAACGACTGCCGTTGACGGCTTACTAA
- a CDS encoding polysaccharide biosynthesis tyrosine autokinase: MSRIEQALEKAARQREHNPEFIPVPSAEAASAPSAERGNGHRERDAALLLANPLPVSSPFLVAPGNKNNPAAAEEYRKLKSLVLRLTRGERFLNTLLITSAGSNEGKTLTALNLAIVLAQEYDHSVVLIDADLRRPSVHRYLGIKPEVGLAQCLQDHLPVARALVKTGLGRLVVLPAGGVVADPVELLSSARMKDILRELKSRYPDRYVIIDTPPSAPFADAQMLGQVVDGVLFVVREGVARTNDIREGLGSLKDANLLGVVYNDVSFTPGNGRYYYY; encoded by the coding sequence ATGAGTCGAATCGAACAGGCACTGGAAAAGGCCGCCAGGCAGAGGGAACACAACCCGGAATTCATTCCCGTCCCGTCGGCGGAAGCGGCGAGCGCGCCCTCGGCGGAAAGGGGAAACGGGCACCGGGAGAGAGACGCCGCACTGCTCCTGGCAAACCCCCTGCCGGTCAGCAGCCCCTTTCTGGTGGCGCCGGGCAACAAGAATAATCCGGCCGCCGCCGAGGAGTACCGGAAGCTGAAGTCTCTGGTTCTCCGCCTCACCAGGGGGGAGCGGTTTCTCAATACGTTGCTGATCACCAGTGCCGGCAGCAATGAGGGGAAAACTCTCACCGCCCTCAACCTGGCCATCGTCCTGGCCCAGGAGTACGACCACTCGGTCGTGCTGATCGACGCCGACCTGCGCCGGCCTTCGGTCCACCGGTACCTGGGAATCAAACCGGAGGTCGGATTGGCCCAGTGCCTTCAGGACCATCTGCCGGTGGCGCGGGCACTCGTGAAAACCGGACTCGGCCGGCTCGTGGTTTTGCCCGCCGGCGGGGTGGTCGCCGATCCCGTCGAACTGCTCTCGTCCGCACGGATGAAGGACATCCTCCGGGAGCTGAAAAGCCGCTACCCGGACCGTTACGTCATCATCGACACCCCGCCGTCGGCCCCTTTCGCCGACGCACAGATGCTTGGACAGGTGGTCGACGGCGTACTCTTCGTCGTTCGCGAGGGCGTCGCCAGGACCAACGATATCAGAGAGGGGCTCGGTTCCCTGAAGGATGCCAACCTCCTGGGTGTGGTGTACAACGATGTCAGCTTCACCCCGGGCAACGGGCGTTATTACTACTACTGA
- a CDS encoding XrtA system polysaccharide chain length determinant — MEKQANEFSKYLKIFYRRRFLFLTVSLLVMTLAIAWCYRLPKQYQAASTVFIEKSIIDELVKGIAVTPSQDSHIQVLSYDMLSRDVLSKVLKEMDADTPLANDTAFQNLVDDLQKRTEITIKGKEGLFIVSFKDKNPKFAQDYVNTLVRTYVEQNIAGKREETFGANRFLDEQLAHFKGKLDQAEDAIIGFRKSQGVFLANGEQPIIADLQRYAAEVESLTLTVETLRAKQARLKTQLRSVEPKVAVFSEGQKEDRIIRLEQRIGQLLLTYTENYPEVVRLKAEIEMLKRQEGKGWESTAGEVAMFTPNPMHQDLQQNLFDIEAEISSLEARRARLLSLAETRKRELQEVPENKKTLAVLEQERDSHRRVFEQLLLRKGQTEVSKQMEIGNKTATFRIIDPAILTSRPVSPDMARMILLAIAAGLGAGAGLVLLLENLNASICQVQQLRDLGLEVCAIIPSMVDPALVARNRRRNLLAYGVSGLYFSGILGLLAYEVLKGMV, encoded by the coding sequence ATGGAAAAGCAAGCAAACGAATTCAGCAAATATCTGAAGATTTTCTATCGGCGGCGTTTTCTCTTTCTCACTGTTTCCCTGCTGGTGATGACCCTGGCCATTGCCTGGTGTTATCGACTGCCCAAGCAGTACCAGGCGGCCAGCACCGTTTTCATCGAGAAGAGCATCATCGACGAACTGGTCAAAGGCATTGCGGTCACCCCAAGCCAGGACAGCCATATCCAGGTGCTGAGCTACGACATGCTCAGCCGGGATGTGTTGTCGAAGGTCCTGAAGGAGATGGATGCCGACACTCCGCTCGCCAACGATACCGCGTTCCAGAACCTTGTCGACGACCTCCAGAAACGCACTGAAATCACCATCAAGGGGAAGGAAGGGCTGTTCATCGTCTCCTTCAAAGACAAAAATCCGAAGTTTGCGCAAGATTACGTCAACACCCTGGTCCGGACATACGTCGAACAGAATATCGCCGGCAAGCGGGAAGAAACCTTCGGCGCCAACCGGTTCCTGGACGAGCAGCTCGCTCATTTCAAGGGCAAGCTTGATCAGGCGGAGGATGCCATCATCGGCTTCCGCAAGAGCCAGGGCGTTTTTCTCGCCAACGGGGAGCAGCCGATCATAGCCGACCTGCAGCGGTACGCCGCCGAGGTGGAAAGCCTCACTCTCACCGTGGAAACCCTGCGGGCGAAACAGGCGCGGCTCAAGACCCAGCTGCGGTCGGTGGAGCCGAAGGTCGCCGTTTTCAGCGAGGGGCAGAAGGAGGATCGCATCATTCGTCTCGAACAGCGGATCGGCCAGCTGTTGCTGACCTACACCGAGAACTATCCCGAAGTGGTCCGGTTGAAGGCCGAGATCGAGATGCTGAAGAGGCAGGAGGGGAAGGGGTGGGAATCGACTGCCGGGGAAGTCGCGATGTTCACCCCCAACCCCATGCACCAGGACCTGCAGCAGAACCTTTTCGACATCGAGGCCGAAATCAGTTCCCTCGAGGCCCGTAGGGCCAGGCTGCTCAGTCTGGCGGAGACGAGAAAACGGGAACTGCAGGAGGTCCCCGAGAACAAGAAGACGCTGGCCGTGCTCGAGCAGGAGCGCGACTCCCACCGCCGCGTCTTCGAACAGCTGCTGCTGCGCAAAGGGCAGACCGAGGTGTCCAAACAGATGGAAATCGGCAACAAGACTGCCACCTTCCGGATCATCGACCCTGCGATCCTGACGTCCCGGCCGGTTTCCCCCGATATGGCCAGAATGATTTTGCTGGCCATTGCCGCCGGCCTGGGCGCGGGAGCCGGTCTCGTACTGCTGCTGGAGAACCTGAATGCCTCAATCTGTCAGGTGCAACAGTTGCGCGATCTGGGGTTGGAGGTCTGCGCCATCATCCCCAGCATGGTCGACCCGGCCCTCGTCGCCCGGAATCGCCGCCGGAACCTGCTGGCCTATGGCGTCTCCGGTCTCTATTTTTCAGGCATCCTCGGTCTGCTCGCCTACGAGGTGCTGAAGGGAATGGTTTGA
- a CDS encoding polysaccharide biosynthesis/export family protein, which translates to MIRLLLFLSLAGFFVVAAQAEDYVIGGGDALQVSVWGVPELSGQFVVRPDGKITLPAAGDVAAAGQTPARLGENLAVVLGGFVKKPIVTVAVTGITNNRIYISGGGVPPAVVNLSGQTTLFKFLCGLQGLENADLRRAYLLRKGERMAVDFFALFWEGDFSRDLELRPEDILFIPNNERNKIYVLGAVNAPKYIYYRDGVKVLDAILEAGGFNEFASKNDVVIFRKDQERIRVKAKDLTRGKDLAQNVPLAPGDYVVVEEGFF; encoded by the coding sequence ATGATAAGGCTATTGTTGTTTCTGTCACTTGCGGGGTTTTTTGTAGTTGCGGCACAGGCTGAGGATTACGTCATCGGCGGCGGCGACGCCCTGCAGGTTTCGGTCTGGGGTGTGCCGGAACTGAGCGGCCAGTTCGTCGTCCGGCCCGACGGCAAGATCACCCTGCCCGCGGCCGGTGACGTCGCCGCCGCCGGCCAGACCCCTGCCCGGCTCGGCGAGAATCTGGCCGTGGTGCTGGGCGGCTTCGTCAAGAAGCCGATCGTCACGGTAGCGGTCACCGGTATCACCAATAACCGGATTTACATCTCGGGCGGCGGGGTGCCTCCCGCCGTGGTCAACCTGTCGGGTCAAACCACCCTGTTCAAGTTCCTCTGCGGACTGCAAGGCCTTGAGAACGCAGATCTCCGTCGTGCTTACCTGCTGCGCAAGGGCGAGCGGATGGCTGTCGATTTCTTCGCCCTCTTCTGGGAGGGGGATTTTTCCAGAGACCTCGAGCTGCGGCCCGAAGACATCCTGTTCATTCCCAACAATGAACGGAACAAGATCTATGTTCTCGGAGCGGTCAATGCTCCGAAGTACATCTACTACCGGGATGGGGTGAAGGTCCTCGACGCCATTCTGGAGGCCGGGGGATTCAATGAATTCGCCAGCAAGAACGATGTGGTGATTTTCCGGAAAGATCAGGAAAGGATCAGGGTCAAGGCCAAGGACCTGACCCGGGGAAAAGACCTGGCGCAGAACGTTCCTCTGGCTCCCGGTGACTATGTGGTCGTGGAAGAAGGGTTTTTCTAG